A window of Dickeya zeae NCPPB 2538 contains these coding sequences:
- a CDS encoding YjaG family protein — protein MLRNPIHLRLEKLASWQHVTFMACLCERMYPNYHEFCQQTGFGDAQLYRRILDLVWETQVVKDAKVNFDSQLEKLEDAIPAPDDYDIYGVYPAIDACVALSELLHSRLSGETLEHAVTISETSIRTVAMLEMTQAGREMTDEELKELPAVEEEWDIQWEIFRLLADCEERDIELIKGLRADLREAGVSNIGINLYQ, from the coding sequence ATGTTACGTAACCCCATCCATCTGCGTCTGGAAAAACTGGCAAGCTGGCAGCATGTCACCTTTATGGCCTGCCTTTGTGAACGTATGTACCCCAACTACCATGAGTTCTGCCAGCAGACCGGGTTTGGGGATGCACAACTCTATCGGCGCATACTGGATTTGGTATGGGAAACGCAGGTCGTTAAAGACGCCAAGGTCAATTTCGACAGCCAGTTAGAAAAACTGGAAGACGCCATCCCCGCGCCGGACGATTACGATATTTATGGCGTTTATCCGGCCATTGATGCTTGCGTGGCGCTGAGTGAATTACTGCATTCGCGTCTGAGTGGTGAAACGCTGGAACATGCGGTGACCATTAGCGAAACGTCGATTCGCACCGTAGCGATGCTGGAAATGACGCAAGCCGGTCGGGAAATGACCGATGAAGAGTTAAAGGAGCTGCCCGCAGTTGAAGAAGAATGGGATATCCAGTGGGAGATTTTTCGCCTGCTGGCCGACTGCGAAGAACGCGATATTGAGCTGATAAAAGGACTGCGCGCTGACCTGCGTGAAGCCGGAGTCAGCAACATTGGGATAAATTTGTATCAATAA
- the hupA gene encoding nucleoid-associated protein HU-alpha, translating into MNKTQLIDVIADKADLSKTQAKAALEATLAAITESLKEGDAVQLVGFGTFKVNHRNERTGRNPQTGKEIKIAAANVPAFVSGKALKDAVK; encoded by the coding sequence ATGAATAAGACTCAACTGATTGATGTAATTGCTGACAAAGCTGACCTTTCCAAGACCCAGGCTAAAGCTGCTCTGGAAGCTACCCTGGCAGCGATTACTGAGTCTCTGAAAGAAGGTGATGCAGTACAATTAGTTGGTTTTGGTACTTTTAAAGTCAATCATCGTAATGAGCGCACTGGCCGCAACCCGCAGACTGGTAAAGAAATCAAAATCGCTGCCGCTAATGTGCCCGCGTTTGTATCTGGTAAGGCATTGAAAGACGCTGTTAAATAA
- a CDS encoding DUF1481 domain-containing protein has protein sequence MLIQGLSRGAISPLLLFFRRYMRVVVPVLVCWLTACSSHSPTPAVFASGYLADRGVVRLWRKDDTPQHLTTLVTVFSSLQGNDVKTTLYRFQQGVLREVQQTATLPSQGEVRLRFDQSGNVSFMQRQLPDRRESLSEDDIALYQFDARRLLELSDSLRTGKVSLMQGHWKAGQVTTCDGKTVRPDFDRASLAWIAQQNEHAGGPLGIAWLESPEGTQLLQVAEADFCRWEPTAETW, from the coding sequence ATGCTGATACAAGGTTTAAGCAGAGGGGCGATTTCGCCCCTTTTGCTTTTCTTCAGACGATATATGCGGGTGGTTGTTCCGGTGCTGGTGTGCTGGCTTACCGCCTGTAGTTCTCATTCGCCGACGCCTGCCGTGTTTGCCAGTGGTTATCTGGCCGATCGCGGTGTAGTCAGGTTATGGCGCAAGGACGACACGCCACAACATCTCACCACGCTGGTGACGGTATTCAGTTCGTTGCAAGGCAACGATGTCAAAACAACCCTGTATCGCTTCCAGCAGGGCGTATTGCGCGAGGTACAGCAGACGGCCACGTTGCCCTCACAGGGTGAAGTCAGGCTGCGTTTTGATCAGTCTGGAAATGTGAGCTTTATGCAGCGCCAGTTGCCGGACCGACGGGAATCCCTGTCGGAAGACGATATCGCGTTGTATCAGTTCGATGCCCGACGTTTGCTGGAACTCAGCGATTCGCTGCGTACAGGTAAGGTGTCACTGATGCAAGGGCACTGGAAGGCAGGTCAGGTGACCACATGCGATGGAAAAACGGTACGCCCCGATTTTGATCGCGCTTCACTGGCCTGGATTGCTCAACAGAACGAACATGCTGGTGGACCACTTGGCATCGCCTGGCTGGAGTCGCCGGAAGGTACGCAATTGTTGCAGGTAGCCGAAGCCGATTTTTGTCGCTGGGAGCCGACCGCTGAAACGTGGTAG
- the purD gene encoding phosphoribosylamine--glycine ligase — translation MNILIIGNGGREHALAWKAAHSPLADKVYVAPGNAGTALEPALENVNIAATDIPALLDFARQNAIGLTIVGPEAPLVIGVVDAFRAAGLKIFGPTQAAAQLEGSKAFTKDFLARQHIPTAEYQNFTEIEPALEYIRRKGAPIVIKADGLAAGKGVIVAMTLEEAENAATDMLAGNAFGDAGHRIVVEEFLDGEEASFIVMVDGEHVLPMATSQDHKRVGDQDSGPNTGGMGAYSPAPVVTDDVHQRVMDQIIWPTVRGMAAEGNVYTGFLYAGLMISADGQPKVIEFNCRFGDPETQPIMLRLKSDLVELCLAACDGKLDEKTSDWDARPSLGVVLAAGGYPGDYRTGDVISGLPTQEATDGKVFHAGTRLNGDDVVTNGGRVLCVTALGHSVADAQQRAYELAKPIHWEGSFCRSDIGYRAIAREQKA, via the coding sequence ATGAATATTTTGATTATTGGTAATGGCGGTCGCGAACACGCACTGGCCTGGAAAGCGGCCCATTCTCCGTTGGCTGATAAAGTCTATGTGGCACCAGGTAATGCAGGGACTGCTCTGGAACCCGCGCTGGAAAACGTGAATATCGCCGCGACAGACATCCCGGCACTGCTGGATTTCGCTCGCCAGAACGCGATTGGCCTGACTATCGTTGGCCCGGAAGCGCCGCTGGTCATCGGTGTCGTCGACGCATTCCGCGCAGCCGGCCTGAAGATTTTCGGCCCAACGCAGGCGGCAGCCCAGTTGGAAGGTTCCAAAGCCTTTACCAAGGACTTTCTGGCTCGCCAGCATATTCCAACCGCGGAATACCAAAATTTCACCGAGATTGAACCGGCGCTGGAGTATATCCGTCGCAAAGGTGCACCGATTGTTATCAAAGCAGACGGTCTGGCCGCGGGTAAAGGTGTCATTGTTGCCATGACGCTGGAAGAAGCGGAAAACGCGGCCACCGATATGTTGGCGGGTAATGCGTTTGGCGATGCCGGTCACCGTATCGTGGTCGAAGAGTTTCTTGATGGCGAAGAAGCCAGCTTCATCGTCATGGTGGATGGCGAACATGTTCTGCCGATGGCGACCAGCCAGGATCACAAACGTGTAGGTGACCAGGATTCCGGCCCTAACACCGGTGGCATGGGCGCTTACTCACCGGCACCGGTGGTGACAGATGACGTCCATCAGCGGGTCATGGATCAGATTATTTGGCCAACCGTGCGCGGCATGGCGGCCGAAGGCAATGTGTATACCGGGTTCTTGTACGCGGGCCTGATGATTTCCGCAGACGGCCAACCGAAGGTGATCGAATTCAACTGCCGTTTCGGTGACCCGGAAACGCAACCTATCATGCTGCGTCTGAAATCCGATCTGGTGGAACTCTGTCTGGCGGCGTGCGACGGCAAACTGGATGAGAAAACCTCAGACTGGGATGCCCGTCCATCACTGGGTGTGGTGTTGGCCGCTGGCGGCTATCCGGGAGATTACCGCACCGGTGACGTCATTTCCGGCCTGCCAACCCAGGAAGCAACCGACGGAAAAGTGTTCCATGCCGGTACCCGGCTTAATGGCGACGATGTGGTGACTAACGGCGGACGCGTGTTGTGCGTGACAGCGCTGGGCCATAGCGTTGCTGATGCGCAGCAACGCGCTTACGAACTGGCTAAACCCATCCATTGGGAAGGCAGCTTCTGCCGCAGCGATATCGGCTATCGTGCCATCGCTCGCGAACAGAAAGCCTGA
- the purH gene encoding bifunctional phosphoribosylaminoimidazolecarboxamide formyltransferase/IMP cyclohydrolase produces MQQRRPIRRALLSVSDKAGIVEFAQSLSQRGIELLSTGGTARLLANAGLPVTEVSDYTGFPEMMDGRVKTLHPKVHGGILGRRGQDDAVMAQHHIQPIDMVVVNLYPFAQTVAKADCTLEDAVENIDIGGPTMVRSAAKNHNDVAIVVKSSDYTAIIEEMDANDGSLTYETRFDLAIKAFEHTAAYDSMIANYFGSKVPAYHGDTTQPAGRFPRTLNLNFIKKQDMRYGENSHQQAAFYIEEHVSEASVATAQQVQGKALSYNNIADTDAALECVKEFAEPACVIVKHANPCGVAIGDSILDAYERAYKTDPTSAFGGIIAFNRELDEATAQAIISRQFVEVIIAPAASDAALKVTAAKQNVRVLICGQWQQRVSGLDFKRVNGGLLVQDRDLGMVDAAQLRVVTERQPTQTELRDALFCWKVAKFVKSNAIVYARDNMTIGIGAGQMSRVYSAKIAGIKASDEGLEVKGSVMASDAFFPFRDGIDAAAAVGITCVIQPGGSIRDDEVIAAANEHGIAMLFTDMRHFRH; encoded by the coding sequence ATGCAACAACGTCGTCCTATCCGTCGTGCTTTGCTCAGCGTATCTGATAAAGCCGGTATCGTTGAATTTGCCCAGTCTTTGTCACAGCGTGGCATTGAACTGCTCTCTACCGGGGGTACAGCGCGTCTGCTGGCCAACGCGGGTCTGCCGGTAACAGAGGTTTCCGATTACACAGGCTTTCCGGAAATGATGGACGGACGCGTCAAAACTCTGCACCCCAAAGTGCATGGCGGTATTCTGGGCCGTCGCGGTCAGGATGATGCTGTTATGGCTCAGCATCATATCCAGCCAATCGATATGGTGGTCGTCAATCTTTACCCATTTGCCCAGACCGTCGCTAAAGCCGACTGTACGCTGGAAGACGCTGTGGAAAATATTGATATCGGCGGCCCGACCATGGTGCGCTCCGCCGCCAAGAACCATAATGACGTGGCGATTGTCGTCAAAAGCAGCGACTACACGGCAATCATCGAGGAGATGGATGCCAACGACGGTTCTCTGACTTACGAAACCCGTTTTGATCTGGCTATCAAGGCATTCGAACATACCGCCGCTTATGACAGCATGATCGCCAACTATTTTGGCAGCAAGGTTCCGGCCTATCATGGCGACACCACCCAGCCTGCTGGTCGTTTCCCTCGCACGCTAAACCTGAACTTTATTAAAAAGCAGGATATGCGTTACGGTGAAAACAGCCACCAGCAAGCCGCCTTCTATATAGAAGAGCATGTCTCTGAGGCATCGGTGGCTACCGCGCAACAAGTACAGGGTAAAGCGCTTTCCTACAACAACATCGCGGATACCGATGCCGCACTGGAATGCGTGAAAGAATTTGCCGAACCCGCCTGCGTTATCGTTAAGCATGCCAACCCCTGCGGCGTGGCAATCGGTGATTCGATTCTGGACGCTTATGAACGCGCCTACAAAACCGACCCAACATCGGCGTTCGGTGGGATCATCGCGTTTAACCGCGAATTGGATGAAGCCACCGCGCAAGCCATTATCAGTCGTCAGTTTGTAGAAGTGATTATTGCTCCTGCAGCCAGCGATGCTGCGCTGAAGGTTACCGCCGCCAAGCAGAACGTTCGTGTATTGATCTGCGGCCAGTGGCAACAACGTGTTTCTGGACTGGATTTTAAACGCGTCAACGGTGGCCTGTTGGTGCAGGATCGCGATTTAGGTATGGTAGACGCCGCTCAACTGCGCGTAGTCACCGAACGCCAGCCAACGCAGACCGAACTGCGTGATGCTTTGTTCTGCTGGAAAGTGGCGAAATTCGTTAAATCCAACGCCATTGTGTATGCTCGCGATAACATGACTATCGGTATCGGTGCCGGTCAAATGAGCCGTGTTTACTCGGCCAAGATTGCAGGTATCAAAGCCAGTGACGAAGGGCTGGAAGTGAAAGGTTCCGTGATGGCATCCGACGCGTTCTTCCCGTTCCGTGATGGCATCGATGCCGCTGCTGCCGTTGGTATCACGTGTGTGATTCAGCCTGGTGGTTCCATTCGTGATGACGAAGTCATCGCTGCGGCTAACGAGCACGGCATTGCGATGCTGTTTACCGACATGCGTCACTTCCGTCATTAA
- a CDS encoding amino acid ABC transporter ATP-binding protein, whose translation MNQDTLTSSSNHMITLENVNKWYGQFHVLKDINLQVSQGERIVLCGPSGSGKSTTIRCINHLEEHQQGRIVVDGIELNHDSRNIEKVRTEVGMVFQHFNLFPHLTVLQNCTLAPCWVRNMPKKEAEALAMHYLERVRIAAHAHKYPGQLSGGQQQRVAIARSLCMKPKIMLFDEPTSALDPEMVKEVLDTMLGLAEDGMTMLCVTHEMGFARTVANRVIFMDQGEIVEQAPPNIFFGSPRSERTQTFLAQILH comes from the coding sequence ATGAACCAGGACACATTGACATCTTCATCCAACCACATGATTACACTGGAAAATGTAAACAAGTGGTATGGGCAGTTCCATGTACTGAAAGACATCAACCTGCAGGTCAGCCAAGGCGAGCGTATCGTGTTATGTGGGCCGTCTGGCTCTGGTAAATCAACCACAATCCGTTGTATCAACCATCTGGAAGAGCACCAACAAGGTCGGATCGTCGTTGACGGCATCGAACTCAACCATGACAGCCGTAATATTGAGAAAGTCAGGACAGAAGTCGGCATGGTATTCCAGCATTTCAACCTGTTCCCGCATCTGACGGTTCTGCAAAACTGTACGCTGGCCCCGTGCTGGGTGCGTAATATGCCGAAAAAAGAAGCGGAAGCATTGGCAATGCATTACCTGGAGCGTGTTCGTATCGCCGCCCACGCCCATAAATACCCAGGCCAGCTTTCCGGCGGCCAGCAACAGCGCGTTGCGATTGCCCGCTCATTGTGCATGAAACCGAAAATCATGTTGTTTGACGAGCCGACATCCGCACTGGATCCGGAGATGGTCAAAGAGGTGCTGGATACTATGCTGGGTCTGGCAGAAGATGGTATGACTATGCTGTGCGTTACCCACGAAATGGGCTTCGCGCGAACCGTAGCTAATCGGGTGATCTTTATGGATCAGGGTGAGATCGTTGAACAAGCCCCACCGAATATCTTCTTCGGTAGCCCACGTTCAGAGCGCACACAAACGTTTCTGGCGCAAATCCTGCACTGA
- a CDS encoding amino acid ABC transporter permease: MTMTTHTPSNPTPISNAIVWARRNLFSNVTNSVLTLVCLWLLWTLIPPLLNWAIFKANWVGSTRADCTSDGACWVFVHARFEQFMYGLYPREELWRINFALVLALISILPMFWRNLPRRGRYIAIWCIVYPLLAWWLLFGGFGGLSRVETRQWGGLTLTIIIAAIGIAGALPLGILLALGRRSNMPVLRALCVIFIEFWRGVPLITVLFMSSVMLPLFLTEGTNIDKLLRALVGVILFQSAYVAEVVRGGLQALPKGQYEAAQSLALGYWRMQGLVILPQALKMVIPGLVNTIIALFKDTSLVIIIGLFDLFSSIQQATVDPAWLGMSTEGYVFAAIIYWIFCFSMSRYSQHLEKRFDTGHKSH, translated from the coding sequence ATGACTATGACAACACACACACCATCCAATCCGACGCCCATTAGCAACGCCATCGTCTGGGCGCGGCGGAACCTGTTCTCCAATGTCACCAACAGCGTGTTGACGCTGGTCTGCCTGTGGTTACTGTGGACCCTGATCCCACCGTTACTCAATTGGGCTATCTTCAAGGCCAACTGGGTCGGTTCAACCCGTGCAGACTGCACCAGTGATGGTGCCTGCTGGGTATTCGTCCATGCCCGTTTCGAGCAATTCATGTACGGGCTTTATCCACGGGAAGAGCTCTGGCGCATTAACTTCGCACTGGTACTGGCGTTGATCAGCATCCTGCCGATGTTCTGGCGTAATCTGCCGCGCCGTGGCCGTTATATCGCCATCTGGTGCATAGTCTATCCGCTACTTGCCTGGTGGTTGCTGTTTGGCGGCTTTGGTGGCCTGAGCCGGGTGGAAACTCGTCAGTGGGGTGGCCTGACACTGACTATCATCATCGCGGCGATCGGCATCGCGGGTGCGTTACCGCTGGGGATATTGCTGGCGTTGGGGCGTCGTTCCAACATGCCGGTACTGCGCGCGCTCTGCGTGATTTTCATCGAGTTCTGGCGCGGTGTTCCCCTAATCACAGTGCTGTTCATGTCCTCGGTGATGCTGCCTTTGTTCCTGACGGAAGGCACCAACATCGACAAACTACTGCGCGCCTTGGTGGGGGTAATCCTGTTCCAGTCGGCGTATGTCGCAGAAGTGGTGCGTGGCGGCTTACAGGCACTCCCGAAAGGACAATATGAAGCAGCCCAATCCCTGGCTCTGGGATACTGGCGTATGCAGGGGTTGGTCATTCTGCCTCAGGCGCTGAAAATGGTGATCCCCGGTCTGGTCAACACCATTATCGCCCTGTTCAAGGACACCAGTCTGGTGATCATCATCGGTCTGTTCGACCTGTTTAGCAGTATTCAGCAGGCAACCGTTGACCCGGCATGGCTGGGGATGTCCACAGAAGGCTATGTTTTTGCCGCCATTATCTATTGGATCTTCTGCTTTAGCATGTCGCGCTATAGCCAGCATTTAGAAAAACGTTTTGATACTGGACATAAGTCCCATTGA
- a CDS encoding amino acid ABC transporter substrate-binding protein: MKKVIMSTLVASASLFAFINQAHAGATLDAIQKKGFIQCGISDGLPGFSYADANGKYSGIDVDVCRGVAAAIFGDANKVKYTPLTAKERFTALQSGEVDVLSRNTTWTSSRDGSMGLLFTGVTYYDGIGFLAHNKAGLKSAKELDGATVCIQAGTDTELNVADYFKTHNMKYTPVTFDRSDESAKALDSGRCDTLASDQSQLYALRIKLGKPADFVVLPEVISKEPLGPVVRRGDEDWFAIVRWTLFAMLDAEEMGVTSQNVDQIAAKPTTPDMAHLLGKEGNFGKDLKLPNDWAYKIVKQVGNYGEVFERNVGQGSELKIKRGLNELWNKGGIQYAPAVR, encoded by the coding sequence ATGAAAAAAGTGATTATGTCCACGCTGGTAGCCAGCGCTTCACTGTTCGCCTTCATCAACCAGGCACATGCGGGCGCAACGCTTGATGCCATTCAGAAGAAAGGCTTCATACAGTGTGGTATCAGCGATGGGCTTCCTGGTTTCTCGTATGCCGATGCCAACGGCAAATACTCCGGTATCGATGTTGACGTCTGCCGTGGCGTCGCAGCAGCCATTTTTGGTGATGCCAACAAAGTCAAATACACCCCACTGACAGCTAAAGAGCGTTTCACCGCTCTGCAATCCGGCGAAGTGGATGTGCTGTCCCGTAACACCACCTGGACCTCATCCCGTGACGGTAGCATGGGCCTGCTGTTCACCGGCGTGACCTACTACGACGGTATCGGCTTCCTCGCTCATAACAAAGCTGGGCTGAAAAGCGCCAAAGAACTGGACGGTGCCACCGTGTGTATCCAGGCCGGTACCGACACCGAGCTGAACGTAGCCGACTACTTCAAGACCCACAATATGAAGTACACCCCGGTGACCTTTGACCGTTCTGACGAAAGCGCCAAAGCACTGGACTCAGGCCGTTGCGATACGCTGGCTTCCGATCAGTCACAGTTGTACGCCCTGCGTATCAAACTGGGTAAACCGGCCGACTTCGTCGTGTTGCCGGAAGTGATCTCCAAAGAACCGTTGGGACCGGTTGTACGTCGTGGTGACGAAGACTGGTTTGCCATTGTTCGCTGGACACTGTTTGCCATGCTGGACGCCGAAGAGATGGGTGTGACCTCTCAAAACGTCGATCAGATAGCTGCCAAGCCGACCACTCCGGACATGGCGCACCTGTTGGGTAAAGAAGGTAACTTCGGTAAAGATCTGAAATTGCCGAATGACTGGGCGTATAAAATCGTTAAGCAGGTCGGTAACTACGGTGAAGTGTTTGAGCGCAACGTAGGTCAGGGCAGTGAGCTGAAAATCAAGCGCGGCCTGAACGAACTGTGGAACAAAGGCGGTATCCAGTACGCCCCTGCTGTTCGCTAA
- a CDS encoding CTP synthase, which translates to MKQTVNIALIGDYTSTVTAHQAIPPALALAARQLNLTMHYQWIDSEQLSIAQLHAFDAIWCVPASPYRHDDNILQAIRFARETRIPFLGTCGGCQYALLEYARHALGWHDANNAEVTQEGRSVITPLQCEMVEKEGDIRLLPDSRIARAYGHEAITEGYRCRYGINEAFRDAFIAAGIRVSGVDDNGDIRAIEIIDHPFFVGTLFQPERAALKQITPPLAIALLEAAAAH; encoded by the coding sequence ATGAAACAGACTGTCAATATCGCGCTGATAGGTGACTACACCTCAACCGTCACCGCCCATCAGGCTATTCCCCCTGCTCTTGCCCTTGCTGCCCGCCAGTTAAATCTCACGATGCACTACCAATGGATAGACAGTGAGCAGTTGTCGATCGCCCAGCTTCATGCCTTCGATGCAATTTGGTGCGTTCCCGCCAGCCCATACCGTCACGACGACAATATCCTGCAAGCCATTCGGTTTGCCCGCGAAACACGTATCCCCTTTCTGGGCACCTGTGGCGGTTGCCAGTACGCCCTGCTGGAATATGCCCGCCATGCGCTCGGCTGGCACGACGCCAACAATGCGGAAGTGACGCAGGAAGGCCGTTCGGTAATTACCCCGTTACAGTGCGAAATGGTGGAAAAAGAGGGAGATATCCGTCTGTTGCCTGATTCACGCATCGCACGCGCCTACGGTCATGAGGCGATCACCGAAGGCTACCGTTGCCGCTACGGCATCAATGAAGCGTTTCGGGATGCGTTCATCGCCGCCGGCATCCGGGTGTCTGGTGTGGATGACAACGGCGATATTCGCGCCATCGAAATCATCGATCACCCCTTTTTTGTCGGCACCCTGTTTCAGCCGGAACGCGCTGCACTAAAACAGATAACACCACCGCTGGCTATTGCTCTCCTTGAGGCAGCGGCAGCGCATTAA
- a CDS encoding amino acid ABC transporter permease → MPSWLQLMADSFWSLLSAGLTFTVPLAILSFILGLMIGVLVALLRLYGATPLKKICDFYVWVIRGTPLLVQLFLIFYGLPSAGITLDAFPAALIGFSLNVGAYSSEIVRGAILSVPKGQWNAAYSLGMSGAQAIRWVIVPQSVFVSLPPLANTFISLVKDTSLAAVITVPEMFLAAQRIVSVTYEPLILYIEAALIYLMFSTVLSKLQTRLEKYYQRHVVH, encoded by the coding sequence ATGCCATCATGGCTACAACTTATGGCAGACTCCTTCTGGAGTCTGCTTTCCGCCGGACTGACCTTCACCGTTCCTCTCGCGATTCTCTCCTTTATTCTCGGTTTGATGATCGGCGTATTGGTGGCGTTGTTACGCCTGTACGGTGCCACTCCGCTCAAAAAGATCTGTGACTTTTATGTGTGGGTGATTCGCGGTACGCCGCTGCTGGTCCAGCTCTTTCTGATTTTCTATGGCTTGCCCAGTGCCGGTATCACGCTGGATGCCTTTCCGGCCGCGCTGATTGGCTTTAGCCTGAACGTGGGTGCCTATAGTTCAGAGATAGTACGTGGTGCGATTCTTTCCGTACCCAAAGGCCAGTGGAACGCGGCCTATTCGCTCGGTATGAGCGGCGCACAGGCTATTCGCTGGGTGATTGTGCCGCAGTCGGTATTCGTATCGCTGCCGCCGCTGGCTAACACCTTTATTTCGCTGGTCAAGGATACCTCGCTGGCTGCCGTGATCACGGTGCCGGAAATGTTTCTGGCCGCGCAACGGATTGTCTCGGTCACCTATGAACCACTCATCCTGTATATCGAAGCCGCGCTCATCTACCTGATGTTCAGTACGGTACTGAGTAAATTACAGACGCGACTCGAAAAATATTACCAACGTCACGTCGTGCATTAA
- a CDS encoding amino acid ABC transporter substrate-binding protein, protein MKKSRLALLTGALLVTSVLAQAQDDLSAIKAAGVIKFGTEGTYAPYTYHDASGKLVGFDVDVGRAVAEKLGVKAEFVEGRWDGLIAGVDAKRYDAVINQVGVTKERQVKYDFSKPYIDAKSVLIVRGDNTSIKSFNDLKGHKSAQSLTSNYSKLATSYGAEIVPTDGFNQSLELVLSGRAEATLNDNLSFLDFKKHKPDANVKVVATAESGDPSAILVRKNQPQLVDALNKALDQIKADGTYKTISVRYFGQDVSK, encoded by the coding sequence ATGAAAAAATCTCGCTTAGCATTACTTACCGGCGCTTTACTGGTTACCAGCGTACTGGCTCAGGCACAGGACGACCTTAGCGCTATCAAAGCCGCCGGTGTGATTAAATTCGGTACGGAAGGCACTTACGCGCCTTACACTTACCACGATGCCTCCGGCAAGTTAGTCGGTTTCGATGTAGACGTCGGCCGTGCGGTAGCAGAAAAACTGGGCGTAAAAGCAGAGTTCGTTGAAGGCCGTTGGGATGGGCTTATCGCAGGTGTGGACGCCAAACGTTATGACGCCGTCATCAACCAGGTGGGTGTCACCAAAGAACGTCAGGTAAAGTATGACTTCTCCAAGCCGTACATCGATGCCAAATCCGTGCTGATCGTGCGTGGTGATAACACCAGCATCAAATCGTTCAACGATCTGAAAGGCCATAAATCGGCCCAAAGCCTGACCAGTAACTACTCCAAACTGGCCACCAGCTACGGCGCGGAAATCGTCCCGACCGATGGCTTTAACCAGTCACTGGAGCTGGTACTGAGCGGCCGCGCGGAAGCGACCCTGAACGATAACTTGTCGTTCCTGGACTTCAAAAAACACAAACCTGACGCCAATGTGAAAGTGGTCGCCACCGCAGAAAGCGGCGATCCGTCCGCCATTCTGGTACGCAAAAATCAGCCGCAACTGGTTGATGCACTCAATAAAGCATTGGATCAAATCAAAGCAGACGGCACCTATAAGACGATTTCTGTGCGATACTTTGGACAAGACGTTTCCAAATAA